Proteins encoded in a region of the Rutidosis leptorrhynchoides isolate AG116_Rl617_1_P2 chromosome 9, CSIRO_AGI_Rlap_v1, whole genome shotgun sequence genome:
- the LOC139868217 gene encoding uncharacterized protein yields MELGVFKFLDDSEVAEYIPYSVKSLMSIEATKLPYKQLGSNFEKIELNKVEKGAKVGNVLNAKEQRYEVEVLATSTKEKYEAPVAYPQSLIPTHPKDVDCKSTLTENENIYVKLPLAKVLENMSNYGKFLKSLMAKKGEVKQASTTFLKRECDGILQKCNLPQKMGDPRPFLIPCNVNGSKMLTSLADSGASINFIPYSIYQRLGQGNLSPTKWE; encoded by the coding sequence ATGGAGcttggggtatttaagtttttggaTGATTCAGAAGTAGCGGAGTACATTCCTTATAGTGTAAAGAGTCTGATGTCCATAGAAGCTACCAAGTTACCATACAAGCAATTGGGAAGTAATTTTGAGAAAATTGAATTGAATAAGGTAGAAAAAGGAGCAAAGGTAGGAAATGTCTTAAATGCAAAGGAGCAAAGGTACGAGGTCGAGGTTCTTGCTACATCAACCAAAGAGAAATATGAGGCACCAGTCGCATATCCCCAATCATTGATTCCTACACATCCAAAGGATGTGGACTGTAAGTCAACCTTAACCGAGAATGAGAATATCTATGTTAAACTCCCCTTGGCGAAGGTGCTCGAGAATATGTccaactatgggaaattcttgaagtCACTTATGGCCAAGAAGGGAGAAGTTAAGCAAGCATCTACCACTTTCCTAAAGAGGGAGTGTGATGGGATTTTACAGAAATGTAACCTACCACAAAAAATGGGCGATCCCAGGCCTTTCCTCATCCCATGCAATGTGAACGGATCGAAGATGCTTACATCGTTAGCTGACTCGGGGGCTAGTATCAACTTTATACCCTATTCTATCTATCAAAGGTTAGGCCAAGGTAACCTTTCACCCACCAAATGGGAGTAA